The following are encoded together in the Carassius auratus strain Wakin chromosome 34, ASM336829v1, whole genome shotgun sequence genome:
- the LOC113053437 gene encoding insulin-induced gene 2 protein-like gives MEEVSSLSGGALMRRGPYISVITNRTMNLLIRAAMLFMVGVFLALVLNLLQVQRNVTLFPPDVISSVFSSAWWVPPCCGTAAALIGLLYPCMDRRLGEPHQLKREWSNVMRCVAVFVGINHASAKVDFANNVQLSLTLAALSVGLWWSFDRSRSGFGLGVIIAILATLATQLLVYNGVFQYTSPDFLYIRSWLPCIFFAGVITVGNIGRQLALYEHKVSQEKTHQD, from the exons ATGGAGGAGGTTTCGTCGCTGAGTGGTGGAGCTCTGATGCGCCGCGGGCCCTACATCAGCGTGATCACCAACCGAACTATGAACCTGCTGATCCGTGCTGCAATGCTCTTCATGGTGGGCGTGTTTCTAGCGCTCGTGCTGAACCTGCTCCAAGTGCAGCGTAACGTCACACTCTTCCCTCCAGACGTCATCAGCAGTGTTTTCTCATCCGCCTGGTGGGTTCCACCCTGCTGTGGAACAGCCGcag CGTTGATTGGTTTGCTGTACCCCTGTATGGATCGTCGTCTGGGGGAGCCGCATCAGCTCAAGAGAGAGTGGTCTAATGTGATGCGCTGTGTGGCCGTCTTTGTGGGTATAAACCATGCCAGTGCT AAGGTAGACTTTGCCAATAACGTGCAGCTGTCGTTGACGCTGGCTGCCCTGTCTGTCGGCCTGTGGTGGTCGTTCGATCGCTCACGCAGTGGTTTTGGGCTGGGAGTCATCATTGCAATACTTGCCACGCTGGCCACCCAGCTACTGGTTTACAATGGAGTCTTTCA aTATACCTCCCCTGACTTCCTGTACATTCGTTCCTGGCTGCCATGTATCTTCTTCGCAGGGGTGATAACTGTGGGGAACATTGGACGACAGCTAGCTCTG TACGAGCACAAAGTCAGTCAGGAAAAGACCCACCAGGATTAA